A single Glycine soja cultivar W05 chromosome 14, ASM419377v2, whole genome shotgun sequence DNA region contains:
- the LOC114385083 gene encoding pyruvate dehydrogenase E1 component subunit beta-like isoform X1, with amino-acid sequence MPMATTHFQGLGVVTPSFSSSHSNKFLLSSRSVSLIGSERKDGIFMVRSDAARVLKTEGRKHELLVTNAVATKGGASSAASTSKSGSGHELLLFEALREGLEEEMERDPCVCVMGEDVGHYGGSYKVTKGLAPKFGDLRVLDTPIAENAFTGMGIGAAMTGLRPVVEGMNMGFLLLAFNQISNNCGMLHYTSGGQFKIPIVIRGPGGVGRQLGAEHSQRLESYFQSIPGIQMVACSTPYNAKGLMKAAIRSENPVILFEHVLLYNLKERIPDEEYVLSLEEAEMVRPGEHVTILTYSRMRYHVMQAAKTLVNKGYDPEVIDIRSLKPFDLHTIGNSVKKTHRVLIVEECMRTGGIGASLTAAITENFHDYLDAPIVCLSSQDVPTPYAGTLEEWTVVQPAQIVTAVEKLCQ; translated from the exons ATGCCTATGGCGACGACCCATTTCCAGGGATTGGGAGTTGTGACCCCATCATTCTCTTCTTCCCACTCCAACAAGTTCCTGCTTTCTTCTCGTTCAG TTTCTTTGATTGGTTCAGAGAGGAAAGATGGCATATTTATGGTTAGATCTGATGCAGCAAGGGTTCTGAAGACTGAAGGTCGTAAGCATGAATTGTTGGTTACTAATGCAGTTGCA ACAAAGGGAGGAGCCAGTTCTGCGGCTTCTACCTCAAAATCTGGATCTGG gcatGAACTTCTCCTTTTTGAGGCCCTACGTGAAGGTTTGGAGGAAGAAATGGAGAGGGATCCTTGTGTATGTGTCATGGGTGAAGATGTAGGTCATTATGGAGGATCTTATAAGGTGACTAAAGGCCTTGCCCCAAAGTTTGGGGACCTTAGAGTTTTGGATACCCCTATTGCTGAGAATGCCTTTACAGGGATGGGCATTGGAGCTGCCATGACTGGTCTGAGGCCAGTTGTTGAGGGCATGAACATGGGATTTCTACTTCTGGCATTTAACCAGATCTCTAATAATTGTGGCATGCTGCATTACACATCTGGAGGCCAGTTCAAAATACCAATTGTCATTCGTGGACCTGGTGGAGTTGGGCGGCAACTTGGAGCAGAGCACTCACAGCGATTGGAGTCATATTTTCAATCAATCCCTGGAATCCAGATGGTGGCTTGCTCAACCCCTTACAATGCCAAGGGCTTGATGAAAGCTGCAATCCGAAGTGAGAATCCCGTGATTCTTTTTGAGCATGTTTTGCTTTATAACCTCAAGGAGAGAATTCCAGATGAAGAGTATGTATTGTCACTCGAAGAAGCTGAGATGGTTAGGCCTGGGGAGCATGTCACAATATTAACCTATTCCAGGATGAGGTATCATGTCATGCAAGCTGCTAAGACACTGGTGAACAAGGGGTATGACCCCGAAGTGATCGATATCAGGTCTTTGAAACCGTTCGATCTTCACACAATCGGGAATTCAGTGAAGAAGACACACCGTGTGCTAATTGTGGAAGAGTGCATGCGGACAGGTGGAATTGGTGCTAGTTTGACAGCTGCAATTACCGAAAATTTCCATGACTATTTGGATGCCCCTATAGTATGTTTATCCTCTCAGGATGTACCAACTCCTTATGCTGGAACATTGGAGGAATGGACAGTAGTTCAACCTGCTCAGATTGTCACTGCAGTTGAGAAACTCTGCCAGTGA
- the LOC114385083 gene encoding pyruvate dehydrogenase E1 component subunit beta-like isoform X2, translating to MPMATTHFQGLGVVTPSFSSSHSNKFLLSSRSERKDGIFMVRSDAARVLKTEGRKHELLVTNAVATKGGASSAASTSKSGSGHELLLFEALREGLEEEMERDPCVCVMGEDVGHYGGSYKVTKGLAPKFGDLRVLDTPIAENAFTGMGIGAAMTGLRPVVEGMNMGFLLLAFNQISNNCGMLHYTSGGQFKIPIVIRGPGGVGRQLGAEHSQRLESYFQSIPGIQMVACSTPYNAKGLMKAAIRSENPVILFEHVLLYNLKERIPDEEYVLSLEEAEMVRPGEHVTILTYSRMRYHVMQAAKTLVNKGYDPEVIDIRSLKPFDLHTIGNSVKKTHRVLIVEECMRTGGIGASLTAAITENFHDYLDAPIVCLSSQDVPTPYAGTLEEWTVVQPAQIVTAVEKLCQ from the exons ATGCCTATGGCGACGACCCATTTCCAGGGATTGGGAGTTGTGACCCCATCATTCTCTTCTTCCCACTCCAACAAGTTCCTGCTTTCTTCTCGTTCAG AGAGGAAAGATGGCATATTTATGGTTAGATCTGATGCAGCAAGGGTTCTGAAGACTGAAGGTCGTAAGCATGAATTGTTGGTTACTAATGCAGTTGCA ACAAAGGGAGGAGCCAGTTCTGCGGCTTCTACCTCAAAATCTGGATCTGG gcatGAACTTCTCCTTTTTGAGGCCCTACGTGAAGGTTTGGAGGAAGAAATGGAGAGGGATCCTTGTGTATGTGTCATGGGTGAAGATGTAGGTCATTATGGAGGATCTTATAAGGTGACTAAAGGCCTTGCCCCAAAGTTTGGGGACCTTAGAGTTTTGGATACCCCTATTGCTGAGAATGCCTTTACAGGGATGGGCATTGGAGCTGCCATGACTGGTCTGAGGCCAGTTGTTGAGGGCATGAACATGGGATTTCTACTTCTGGCATTTAACCAGATCTCTAATAATTGTGGCATGCTGCATTACACATCTGGAGGCCAGTTCAAAATACCAATTGTCATTCGTGGACCTGGTGGAGTTGGGCGGCAACTTGGAGCAGAGCACTCACAGCGATTGGAGTCATATTTTCAATCAATCCCTGGAATCCAGATGGTGGCTTGCTCAACCCCTTACAATGCCAAGGGCTTGATGAAAGCTGCAATCCGAAGTGAGAATCCCGTGATTCTTTTTGAGCATGTTTTGCTTTATAACCTCAAGGAGAGAATTCCAGATGAAGAGTATGTATTGTCACTCGAAGAAGCTGAGATGGTTAGGCCTGGGGAGCATGTCACAATATTAACCTATTCCAGGATGAGGTATCATGTCATGCAAGCTGCTAAGACACTGGTGAACAAGGGGTATGACCCCGAAGTGATCGATATCAGGTCTTTGAAACCGTTCGATCTTCACACAATCGGGAATTCAGTGAAGAAGACACACCGTGTGCTAATTGTGGAAGAGTGCATGCGGACAGGTGGAATTGGTGCTAGTTTGACAGCTGCAATTACCGAAAATTTCCATGACTATTTGGATGCCCCTATAGTATGTTTATCCTCTCAGGATGTACCAACTCCTTATGCTGGAACATTGGAGGAATGGACAGTAGTTCAACCTGCTCAGATTGTCACTGCAGTTGAGAAACTCTGCCAGTGA